From the genome of Candidatus Zixiibacteriota bacterium, one region includes:
- a CDS encoding translocation/assembly module TamB domain-containing protein, whose amino-acid sequence MKRWLRIVAVVVFVSILIMAAMYVYLIPMRGLERIVTGRLNKEIRDRYSLTASVGNIRGNPFTGLMLEDVSISYTDSLGSYEVIRLPRLTTAYRLSNLWNRDYRFELVEIGSASVTVRRDSVGAYRLPALSSGTDTPSRQPSFYIGNLILSDASLQLIAPGQDTVRLQQLTLATSLHVDEGMVSADLKQMGFALPLQDIDLTAATGKVTFSERRVTFQDLMLVSGGTRARLDGSVMLEDLSGQVEFAFDHVDMEQVSRWIGPNLHGVVDLTGTVTRTNDTLSGSVNIGGSFMIASLENLQVDFRLHDKMLELDTLYGVILGDCAIDGYGGIDFSGAMESYRLNASIRNFNLDNLITGTFQSDLNGDIVLVGESFRTATMRMMIAADLYESSFDEYPLQRAYGPMMITTDSLTFTDPFVVAYHENEFAAAGSIVYSGDINLRVEAALENLDRYRGRLFIDQPGGRGRAHAVVSGKTADPDLRATFVSDSVWIYGLSADSCVIDADIKRFLSGRQGWAQADFYAGSLWGTPFDSALTRLTLDSQTVIIDTAAVRSPDLFGSSLGIFDYGVYPNRVELDTTVINLFGRGFYNRGTVDIEIDSSGFVFNRLYFAQRGGLLSLAGRINYDETMDFRASADSIVLSPWVRLFAPEWQVDGHISFNGRVGGSFANPAFSLTGIIDSLTYRGLKLGELTAAGAYENRVLTVDSAVVLSDSGRYVASGFLNADLAFVTDSIERLPDLPFDIRITARDNQFELVSLMLPSVEQLNGEFEADFRLSGIPSDPHLEGSAQLVGAQLKYFDLVNWVFADSVSVRMEDDRIMIDGIEAYVLDNRKGKERTRTIGMRDIGGELRPVTVSGKPSYAYIEGEIRVASLDNFVYELDVSIPREFPFEYELEDIEGVFEGELQIVGETPPTVTGDITLISCRYRVPFASAEEGSPILEGLTEEDSWDLDLNIEILSNYWIENEDIDAEFAGEVNLVREDGNYPIVGQMDILRGRGFLFDKIFRLEAREDAVIFTGTEIPNPQLDIVATTRIPGVRYEQEAASDVIDLCIHVTGSLDTADINVCEDSPFSREDILSLIALNYYGADTGSYGGAIEERVSQFVGSQISRVGARQLSQLGVETFEIDPAYGGEFDPANTRVTLGVYAAPNLYVYGRSNVSGTIGEEVGFEYRFSREFLLQGRRNELEEYILNLRLHWEF is encoded by the coding sequence ATGAAGCGATGGCTCCGCATAGTGGCAGTCGTGGTCTTTGTCTCCATCCTGATCATGGCCGCCATGTATGTCTATCTGATCCCGATGCGCGGGCTGGAACGAATCGTCACCGGGCGGCTCAATAAGGAAATTCGGGATCGTTATTCGCTCACCGCATCGGTCGGCAATATCCGTGGAAACCCGTTCACGGGACTGATGCTGGAAGACGTCAGCATCTCCTACACCGATTCGCTGGGCAGCTACGAGGTAATTCGCTTACCCCGCCTGACCACCGCATATCGGCTGTCCAACCTCTGGAATCGCGACTATCGATTCGAACTCGTCGAAATCGGCTCGGCATCGGTAACCGTCCGTCGTGACAGCGTCGGAGCCTATCGACTGCCGGCGCTGTCGTCCGGGACGGACACACCCTCGCGGCAGCCCTCATTTTACATCGGCAACCTTATCCTCAGCGATGCATCCCTTCAACTCATCGCTCCCGGTCAGGATACGGTCCGCCTCCAGCAGCTTACCCTGGCTACATCGTTGCATGTCGACGAAGGCATGGTGAGCGCCGACCTGAAGCAGATGGGCTTTGCGTTACCGTTACAGGATATCGACCTCACCGCCGCAACCGGCAAAGTCACCTTCTCCGAGCGCCGCGTGACCTTTCAGGATCTCATGCTCGTCTCAGGCGGCACGCGGGCACGGTTGGACGGGTCGGTCATGCTTGAAGATTTGAGCGGGCAGGTGGAATTCGCCTTTGACCACGTAGACATGGAGCAGGTGAGCAGGTGGATCGGCCCGAATCTGCACGGCGTTGTCGATCTCACCGGTACCGTCACGCGCACGAACGACACGCTGTCGGGCTCGGTCAACATTGGCGGATCGTTTATGATTGCATCGCTCGAGAACCTGCAGGTCGATTTCCGCCTCCATGACAAAATGCTTGAACTCGACACCCTGTACGGGGTGATCCTCGGCGACTGCGCCATCGACGGCTACGGCGGAATCGACTTCTCCGGCGCCATGGAGTCGTACCGCCTGAATGCCTCTATCCGGAATTTCAATCTGGATAACCTGATCACTGGAACCTTCCAGTCCGATCTCAACGGAGATATTGTGTTGGTCGGCGAATCCTTTCGCACCGCTACCATGCGTATGATGATCGCCGCCGACCTGTATGAATCGTCGTTCGACGAGTACCCGCTGCAGCGTGCGTACGGTCCAATGATGATCACGACCGACTCTCTCACCTTCACCGATCCATTTGTTGTCGCCTACCATGAAAACGAATTCGCGGCTGCCGGATCGATTGTGTACTCCGGCGATATCAATCTGCGTGTCGAGGCGGCGCTGGAGAATCTCGATCGATACCGCGGCCGGCTGTTCATCGATCAACCCGGCGGCCGGGGACGCGCGCATGCGGTCGTCTCGGGAAAAACCGCCGACCCCGATCTCAGAGCGACCTTCGTCTCCGACTCGGTCTGGATCTACGGCCTCAGCGCCGACAGCTGCGTCATCGACGCCGACATAAAACGGTTCCTTTCGGGACGGCAGGGGTGGGCGCAGGCCGACTTCTACGCCGGCAGCCTGTGGGGAACCCCGTTCGATTCCGCACTGACCAGGCTGACCCTCGATTCGCAGACTGTCATTATCGACACGGCTGCAGTTCGCAGCCCCGACCTGTTTGGCTCGTCATTGGGGATCTTTGATTACGGTGTCTACCCCAACCGAGTCGAACTGGATACCACCGTCATCAATCTGTTTGGAAGAGGGTTCTATAACCGTGGAACGGTCGATATCGAGATCGACTCCTCCGGCTTCGTCTTTAACCGGCTCTACTTCGCGCAGCGCGGCGGTTTGCTGTCTCTTGCGGGACGCATCAACTACGATGAAACGATGGATTTTCGGGCCTCCGCCGACAGCATTGTGCTGTCGCCGTGGGTGCGCCTGTTCGCCCCCGAGTGGCAGGTCGATGGACACATCTCCTTCAACGGCAGAGTTGGCGGCAGTTTCGCCAATCCCGCGTTTTCTCTGACCGGCATCATCGACTCGCTCACGTATCGAGGATTGAAGCTCGGAGAACTCACCGCCGCAGGAGCCTACGAAAATCGCGTGCTGACCGTCGATTCCGCGGTCGTGCTCTCCGACTCCGGCCGCTACGTTGCCTCAGGCTTCCTGAACGCGGATCTGGCGTTTGTTACCGATTCGATCGAGCGCCTCCCCGACCTGCCCTTTGATATTCGGATCACGGCCCGCGACAATCAGTTCGAACTCGTCAGCCTTATGCTCCCCTCGGTCGAGCAGCTCAACGGCGAATTCGAAGCGGACTTCCGACTGTCCGGTATCCCCTCGGATCCGCATCTCGAAGGAAGCGCCCAACTGGTCGGAGCGCAGCTGAAATACTTCGACCTGGTCAACTGGGTCTTCGCCGACTCCGTATCGGTCCGCATGGAGGATGACCGGATTATGATCGACGGTATCGAGGCATACGTGCTCGACAACCGAAAGGGAAAAGAGCGCACCCGCACGATCGGCATGCGCGATATTGGCGGCGAGCTGCGGCCCGTCACCGTCAGCGGCAAACCATCGTATGCCTACATCGAAGGCGAAATTCGCGTCGCGTCATTGGACAATTTCGTCTATGAACTCGACGTATCCATCCCGAGGGAATTCCCGTTCGAATACGAACTGGAAGACATCGAAGGCGTGTTCGAAGGCGAACTGCAGATCGTAGGGGAGACGCCGCCCACCGTCACCGGAGACATCACCCTGATCTCGTGCCGCTACCGCGTGCCGTTCGCCTCCGCCGAAGAAGGATCGCCGATCCTCGAAGGCCTTACCGAAGAGGACAGCTGGGACCTCGACCTCAATATCGAAATTCTATCCAACTACTGGATCGAAAACGAAGATATCGATGCGGAATTCGCAGGTGAGGTCAATCTCGTGCGCGAGGACGGCAATTACCCGATTGTCGGCCAGATGGACATCCTGCGGGGCCGAGGTTTCTTGTTCGACAAGATCTTCCGCCTCGAGGCGCGGGAAGATGCGGTTATCTTCACCGGGACGGAGATTCCTAACCCCCAGCTTGACATCGTCGCAACCACGCGCATCCCCGGTGTGCGGTACGAGCAGGAAGCCGCGTCCGACGTCATCGATTTGTGTATCCACGTGACCGGCTCGCTCGATACCGCCGACATCAACGTGTGCGAAGACTCCCCGTTCTCACGAGAGGACATCCTGTCGCTGATCGCGCTCAATTACTACGGCGCCGACACCGGCTCCTATGGCGGCGCCATCGAAGAACGGGTGTCGCAGTTTGTCGGCTCGCAGATCTCGCGCGTGGGCGCCCGGCAACTGAGCCAGCTCGGCGTCGAGACTTTCGAAATCGACCCCGCCTACGGCGGCGAGTTCGACCCGGCCAACACCCGCGTCACCCTCGGCGTATACGCGGCGCCGAACCTGTACGTGTACGGACGGTCGAACGTCTCAGGGACGATCGGCGAGGAAGTCGGTTTCGAGTACCGCTTCAGCCGCGAGTTCCTCCTGCAGGGTCGGCGGAATGAACTCGAAGAATATATCCTCAACCTTCGACTGCACTGGGAGTTCTGA